In the genome of Ananas comosus cultivar F153 linkage group 11, ASM154086v1, whole genome shotgun sequence, one region contains:
- the LOC109717874 gene encoding epoxide hydrolase 3-like has product MVNLVELQKPLIHFLLKRAGLRQHAVEIEPGTIVSFWVPKEKVPKKKGTVNEVVPEGKSDIAASKDKTGKNEKEKPAVVLVHGFAAEGIITWQFQIGILAKQYAVYVPDLLFFGGSTSTSTDRSPAFQAQCLLTALERLGVEACTVVGFSYGGMVAFKMAEAKPDLVRNLVVSGSVIAMTDSITDESLERLGFASSAELLLPESVKGLKALLSVATYGNLWFPDRLHNDYLKVMFSNRKERAELLEGLVISNKDAVVPALTQRILLLWGENDNIFNIELAKNMKEKLGEKTTLQAIKKAGHLAHLERPCVYNRLLKEFLARIHAEPSQK; this is encoded by the exons ATGGTGAACTTAGTCGAATTGCAGAAGCCGTTGATCCACTTCCTCCTGAAGAGGGCCGGGCTGCGACAGCACGCGGTCGAGATCGAGCCCGGTACGATCGTAAGCTTCTGGGTCCCAAAAGAAAAAGTCCCGAAGAAGAAGGGGACCGTCAATGAAGTGGTTCCCGAAGGAAAGAGCGATATTGCAGCGAGCAAAGACAAGACAGGAAAGAACGAGAAGGAGAAGCCGGCCGTCGTCCTCGTGCACGGCTTCGCGGCCGAGGGCATCATCACGTGGCAGTTCCAGATCGGCATACTGGCGAAGCAGTACGCG GTGTATGTGCCGGATCTGCTCTTTTTCGGGGGGTCGACGAGCACGTCGACTGACCGGTCCCCTGCATTCCAAGCCCAGTGTTTGCTGACCGCGCTGGAACGGTTAGGCGTGGAGGCGTGCACGGTGGTCGGGTTCAGCTACGGGGGGATGGTGGCGTTCAAAATGGCAGAGGCGAAGCCCGACCTGGTGCGCAATCTCGTCGTGTCGGGCTCGGTCATTGCCATGACCGACTCGATCACCGACGAGTCGCTGGAGCGGCTCGGGTTCGCGTCGTCGGCCGAACTGCTTCTCCCGGAATCCGTGAAGGGCTTAAAAGCGCTTCTCTCTGTGGCTACGTACGGGAACCTGTGGTTCCCGGATCGGCTTCATAACGATTATCTTAAG GTGATGTTTAGTAATAGAAAGGAGAGGGCGGAGTTGCTCGAAGGGTTGGTGATCAGCAACAAAGATGCAGTAGTTCCCGCGTTAACGCAG AGGATTCTACTGTTGTGGGGAGAAAATGACAACATATTTAACATTGAACTTGCTAAGAACATGAAAGA GAAACTGGGAGAGAAGACCACACTGCAGGCCATAAAGAAAGCAGGCCATCTTGCTCACCTGGAGCGGCCGTGCGTTTACAATCGTCTCCTGAAGGAGTTCCTCGCACGCATCCACGCCGAACCCTCGCAGAAATGA
- the LOC109717150 gene encoding GATA transcription factor 19-like, giving the protein MLHHYPNHGCGGAAEHGCGGATAASFSALFHVPRKLPAHEAYDAHHDAAVDCTLSLAXASASAPPRRDPCAAASTLWWGVVSKRKERSQEAAAVGFKESGASAGASVNLGADPLVARRCANCDTTSTPLWRNGPRGPKSLCNACGIRYKKEERRAAATTSEAAEKANAYTQPRSQQQWGCYGSTVDKDPSFSIYGSDDTMMDDGDLPYLSWRLNIVPSHTFQLYN; this is encoded by the exons ATGCTCCACCACTACCCCAACCACGGGTGCGGCGGCGCGGCAGAGCACGGCTGCGGCGGCGCCACCGCAGCTTCGTTCTCGGCGCTCTTCCACGTGCCACGTAAGCTCCCGGCGCACGAGGCGTACGACGCTCACCACGACGCCGCCGTGGACTGCACCCTCTCCCTGG CCGNCGCGTCCGCGtccgcgccgccgcggcgcgACCCGTGCGCCGCCGCGTCGACGCTGTGGTGGGGCGTGGTGAGCAAGCGCAAGGAGCGAAGCCAAGAGGCCGCCGCCGTGGGCTTCAAGGAATCCGGAGCGTCCGCCGGGGCGAGCGTGAATCTCGGCGCGGACCCGCTAGTCGCGCGGCGCTGCGCCAACTGCGACACCACGTCGACGCCGCTTTGGAGGAACGGTCCACGTGGCCCCAAG TCGCTATGCAATGCATGCGGGATCCGCTACAAGAAAGAAGAGAGGCGAGCTGCGGCAACCACGTCCGAGGCCGCAGAAAAAGCAAATGCGTACACGCAACCAAGGTCCCAGCAACAGTGGGGGTGCTACGGATCGACGGTGGATAAAGACCCATCATTCTCAATCTACGGTTCTGATGACACGATGATGGACGATGGAGATTTGCCCTATCTCTCATGGCGCCTCAACATCGTGCCCTCGCACACGTTCCAACTATACAACTAG